Proteins found in one Bordetella genomosp. 11 genomic segment:
- the lptA gene encoding lipopolysaccharide transport periplasmic protein LptA, which translates to MMIALPKRPPSVWLTGVILAMAAAGAQAQGAASTPVAPATSPAPAVSGQAPAKKSPGTNGSKAPGKDGAQTPEQEPNTVILSETLHYDDVKKTSVFTGNVIMTRGLMTLHSDELQMREDAQGNQYGTALASPGKMVTVRQERPENFEVIEGVGRRAEYDGTKSTFDLIGQAVVTRFICGKPFDTIRGDRVRYNDKAGTYEAIGGPESSAPAGRVRSVMEPRARTDAAIAECRAQQGKPAAGKAAPGKSAVKP; encoded by the coding sequence ATGATGATTGCACTCCCCAAACGCCCGCCGTCTGTCTGGCTGACCGGCGTCATCCTTGCCATGGCCGCCGCCGGCGCGCAGGCGCAAGGCGCAGCGTCCACCCCCGTGGCGCCCGCCACCTCGCCGGCGCCCGCCGTGTCGGGACAGGCGCCCGCCAAGAAAAGCCCCGGCACCAATGGGTCGAAGGCCCCCGGCAAGGACGGCGCGCAGACGCCAGAGCAGGAACCGAACACGGTAATCCTGTCGGAAACCCTGCACTACGATGATGTCAAGAAGACCAGCGTGTTCACCGGCAACGTCATCATGACGCGCGGCCTGATGACCCTGCATTCCGACGAACTCCAGATGCGCGAGGATGCCCAGGGCAACCAGTACGGCACCGCGCTGGCCAGCCCGGGCAAGATGGTGACCGTGCGCCAGGAACGTCCGGAAAACTTCGAGGTGATCGAAGGGGTGGGACGCCGCGCCGAATACGACGGCACCAAGAGTACCTTCGACCTGATCGGCCAGGCCGTCGTGACGCGTTTCATCTGCGGCAAGCCCTTCGACACCATCCGTGGCGACCGCGTCCGCTACAACGACAAGGCAGGCACCTACGAGGCCATAGGCGGCCCCGAATCCTCGGCGCCCGCCGGCCGCGTCCGGTCCGTCATGGAACCGCGCGCGCGCACCGATGCGGCCATCGCGGAATGCCGGGCGCAACAGGGCAAGCCAGCCGCGGGCAAAGCCGCCCCCGGCAAGTCCGCCGTCAAGCCCTGA
- a CDS encoding KdsC family phosphatase, producing the protein MIATARSAIHPAEALILARLQPAVKERAAAVRLMVFDVDGVLTDGSLYYGEHGELFKRFNALDGHGLRLLAEGGIAVALITGRSGPIVDRRAAELGIAEVMQGVRDKGGALAALAQRSGVTLEQTGYMGDDIIDLPAMQRAGFAASVPNAPAYVAQGAHWVATLPGGSGAVRECCDVLLACQGRLGALLASPGLLGPGAIQ; encoded by the coding sequence ATGATTGCAACGGCGCGTTCGGCGATACATCCCGCGGAAGCCCTGATACTGGCGCGACTGCAGCCCGCCGTGAAAGAGCGCGCGGCCGCCGTGCGCCTGATGGTGTTCGACGTGGACGGCGTGCTCACCGACGGCAGCCTGTACTACGGCGAGCATGGGGAACTCTTCAAGCGATTCAATGCTCTGGATGGTCATGGCCTGCGCCTGCTGGCCGAAGGCGGCATCGCGGTCGCGCTCATCACGGGCCGGTCCGGCCCCATCGTGGACCGGCGCGCCGCGGAACTGGGCATCGCGGAAGTCATGCAGGGCGTGCGCGACAAGGGCGGCGCCCTTGCGGCACTGGCGCAGCGCAGCGGCGTGACGCTGGAGCAGACGGGCTACATGGGCGACGACATCATCGATCTGCCGGCCATGCAGCGAGCCGGCTTCGCCGCCTCCGTACCCAATGCCCCGGCCTACGTAGCACAGGGGGCGCACTGGGTGGCCACCCTGCCCGGCGGCAGCGGCGCGGTGCGCGAATGCTGCGACGTGCTGCTGGCGTGCCAGGGCCGGCTCGGCGCGCTGCTGGCCTCTCCGGGGCTGCTCGGCCCGGGCGCGATCCAGTAA
- a CDS encoding KpsF/GutQ family sugar-phosphate isomerase — MNALPATSPDAALASARRTLRIEAQALHELEARLDDSFAHAVDMLLNCRGRVVVSGIGKTGHIARKVAATLASTGTPSFFLHAAEAVHGDLGMLTADDVLIAISYSGSGSELLTILPAARRLGTRVVAMTGNPSSELARQADIHLDVSVTQEACPMNLAPTASTTAALALGDALAVSCLEARGFGPEDFARSHPGGTLGRRLLTHVRDVMRQGDDLPMVPSDAPLSRALEEMSRKRMGMTVIVDERRHPLGIFTDGDLRRLIERHGDVRGLKITDGMTVSPHTVPPDALAVVAAQQMDELRVSQMLVLDPDGVLIGALHMHDLMAAKVV, encoded by the coding sequence ATGAATGCCCTTCCCGCTACTTCTCCGGACGCGGCGCTGGCCTCGGCCCGGCGCACGCTGCGCATCGAGGCGCAAGCCCTGCACGAACTGGAAGCCCGTCTGGACGACAGTTTCGCCCACGCCGTGGACATGCTGCTGAATTGCCGTGGCCGCGTGGTGGTCAGCGGTATCGGCAAAACAGGCCATATCGCGCGCAAGGTCGCCGCCACGCTGGCATCCACCGGGACACCGTCGTTTTTCCTGCATGCGGCCGAAGCCGTGCATGGCGACCTCGGCATGCTCACCGCGGACGACGTATTGATCGCCATTTCCTATTCCGGCTCGGGCAGCGAACTTCTCACCATCCTGCCGGCCGCGCGGCGCCTGGGCACGCGCGTGGTGGCCATGACCGGCAACCCGTCCTCCGAACTGGCCCGGCAGGCCGATATCCACCTGGACGTCAGCGTCACGCAGGAAGCATGTCCCATGAACCTGGCGCCCACCGCCAGCACGACGGCGGCGCTGGCGCTGGGCGACGCTTTGGCTGTCTCCTGCCTGGAAGCACGCGGCTTCGGGCCGGAGGACTTCGCGCGCTCGCATCCCGGCGGCACGCTGGGCCGGCGCCTGCTGACCCATGTGCGGGACGTCATGCGGCAAGGCGACGACCTGCCCATGGTGCCGTCGGATGCTCCCCTGTCCCGCGCCCTGGAGGAAATGTCCCGCAAGCGCATGGGCATGACGGTCATCGTGGATGAGCGGCGGCATCCGCTGGGCATCTTCACCGACGGCGACCTGCGCCGCCTCATTGAACGCCACGGCGACGTCCGCGGTCTGAAGATCACGGATGGCATGACGGTGTCGCCGCATACGGTGCCCCCCGATGCCCTGGCGGTGGTCGCCGCCCAACAGATGGACGAATTGCGCGTCAGCCAGATGCTCGTCCTGGATCCCGATGGCGTACTGATCGGCGCCCTACACATGCACGACCTGATGGCGGCGAAGGTGGTATGA